One stretch of Hydrogenovibrio kuenenii DSM 12350 DNA includes these proteins:
- a CDS encoding ATP-binding protein, with translation MQFINPHSVNYWLSILKRMSTSGQFDGEKAPDFLRPFHLVTLALAIKKHGIDVIDLPGQIQSYATRMHLWEAAGLEPPYQVNENDRRFSLIPVRSIEDVKDIDEVSKAFEVIAAHHYEDGCSNDFGTVISELLDNCYRHAERSEDLFGLACVQTWEGGNKGQLCIADTGIGIRCALGQNEDLLERLNYDNACQMATEFGVSGKLGKGHSGYGLALAKGVIDLNCGKLLVISGDEGFESCAGVSRTFGLKSRWDGTVVILEWNLDQPLDSLPVYESWPSEEDDEYDDMF, from the coding sequence ATGCAATTTATAAACCCTCATTCTGTTAATTATTGGCTGTCTATTTTAAAAAGAATGTCTACTTCTGGTCAATTTGACGGTGAAAAAGCTCCCGATTTTCTTAGGCCATTTCACTTGGTAACTCTTGCTTTAGCGATAAAAAAACATGGCATAGATGTGATTGACTTACCGGGTCAGATACAAAGCTATGCAACAAGAATGCATTTATGGGAAGCTGCCGGGTTAGAGCCCCCTTATCAAGTTAATGAGAATGATCGACGTTTCAGTTTGATTCCAGTTAGGTCGATTGAAGATGTCAAAGATATTGATGAGGTATCTAAGGCATTTGAGGTGATTGCAGCTCATCATTATGAAGACGGTTGTTCAAATGATTTTGGTACTGTAATTTCAGAGTTACTTGATAACTGTTATAGACATGCTGAAAGATCAGAAGATTTGTTTGGGCTGGCTTGTGTTCAAACATGGGAAGGTGGTAATAAAGGTCAGTTATGTATTGCCGATACAGGTATTGGTATTAGATGTGCTTTAGGTCAAAACGAAGACCTTTTGGAAAGGTTAAATTACGATAATGCATGTCAAATGGCAACGGAATTTGGTGTGTCAGGAAAGTTAGGTAAAGGGCATTCCGGTTATGGTTTAGCTTTAGCAAAAGGGGTTATTGATTTAAATTGTGGTAAATTATTGGTGATTTCTGGCGATGAAGGGTTTGAATCATGTGCTGGCGTTTCTCGTACATTTGGTTTAAAATCTAGATGGGATGGCACAGTTGTAATTCTAGAATGGAATCTTGACCAACCTCTTGATTCTCTGCCTGTTTATGAATCTTGGCCTTCGGAGGAAGATGATGAATACGATGACATGTTTTAA
- a CDS encoding sensor domain-containing diguanylate cyclase: protein MILNWDEFTRRFVLVAVVVLLSSVFFLNTFFNSQITLAEKNEINQYEGYLHETIGNLVRQKQATTQVLAIALSNSMDFRTVLKTRPADLHQRLKKFTDELALHTDYKSIWIQVIDTKGVSIGRSWTKASGDNLSMIRKDIADVLRNPRKINNFSVGKFSLTFKSLAPIFDRNGKLLGILDVISQVDSIDRDLQSGSGVESVVLVDKRYKNQLTKARTGQFIGGYYVANAGVPNSILQLISNYGADKIFHSKNHEVIDGKLVIATPLKNILGEKIAVWVSFKPMQVIDLTNTHQLYKNYTLAMAGTVLFLLLSMLLFYFKKKSDLERHFFYQIFDESSEIIYVTDRHKVVQANRQFFNLFEDVNSVEAFNDQYDCLSSILIEEEGYLTRYVDGIVWYEYLLQDDHKTLLAKLETKDGVRTFKVKVNSINNRIGSDYVSVLLTDITEEVHYKEELEHLIIHDELTGVYNRHYFNEALEEEIKRAHRYQVPFSMISFDVDHFKSVNDDFGHDIGDNVLIRLTKEVARSLRDTDKLCRVGGEEFCILMPETDLEDATVTAERLRKSVQEIPYSDVPRAVTVSLGVTKLNRWDNASTLYKRSDIALYQAKGNGRNRVEVISS from the coding sequence TTGATATTAAATTGGGATGAATTTACTCGTCGTTTTGTGCTTGTGGCTGTCGTTGTGCTCCTGTCTTCGGTGTTTTTCTTAAACACATTTTTCAATTCACAAATTACGTTAGCCGAAAAAAATGAAATTAATCAGTATGAAGGTTATCTGCATGAAACCATCGGTAATTTAGTACGTCAAAAACAAGCGACAACGCAAGTGTTGGCGATTGCACTTTCCAATTCGATGGATTTTCGAACTGTCCTAAAAACACGCCCTGCTGACTTGCATCAGAGACTCAAAAAATTTACAGATGAACTGGCTTTACACACGGATTATAAGTCGATTTGGATTCAAGTTATTGATACCAAAGGGGTGAGTATTGGTCGAAGCTGGACAAAAGCTTCGGGTGATAATTTATCGATGATCCGTAAAGACATTGCTGATGTTTTGCGTAACCCAAGAAAAATCAATAATTTTAGTGTGGGGAAGTTCTCGCTGACATTTAAATCACTCGCCCCCATTTTTGACCGTAACGGTAAATTATTGGGAATTTTGGATGTTATTTCTCAAGTCGATTCTATTGACAGAGACTTACAGTCTGGCAGCGGTGTTGAGTCAGTAGTTTTGGTAGATAAACGATACAAAAATCAGCTCACTAAGGCTCGTACTGGGCAATTTATAGGTGGTTATTATGTGGCCAATGCGGGTGTGCCAAATAGCATTTTGCAACTGATTTCGAATTATGGTGCTGATAAGATCTTTCACTCAAAGAACCATGAAGTTATTGATGGCAAGCTAGTGATTGCGACACCATTAAAGAATATTCTGGGTGAAAAGATAGCGGTTTGGGTTAGCTTTAAGCCGATGCAAGTTATTGATTTGACGAATACCCATCAGTTGTATAAAAACTACACATTGGCAATGGCAGGGACCGTATTATTTTTATTGCTCTCGATGTTGTTGTTTTACTTTAAGAAAAAGTCTGATCTTGAACGCCACTTTTTTTACCAAATTTTCGATGAGTCTTCCGAAATTATTTATGTAACCGATCGTCACAAAGTTGTTCAAGCTAATAGACAGTTTTTTAACCTATTTGAAGATGTTAACTCCGTAGAAGCCTTTAATGATCAATATGATTGTTTGAGTAGCATTCTAATCGAAGAGGAAGGTTATTTAACTCGTTATGTTGATGGTATTGTGTGGTATGAATATTTGTTGCAGGACGACCACAAGACTTTGTTGGCAAAGTTGGAAACCAAAGATGGTGTTAGAACATTCAAGGTGAAGGTCAACTCGATTAATAATCGTATTGGAAGTGACTATGTTAGTGTGTTGCTGACAGATATCACTGAAGAGGTTCATTATAAAGAAGAGTTGGAGCACTTGATTATTCATGATGAGTTAACGGGTGTTTATAATCGACATTACTTTAATGAGGCTTTGGAAGAAGAAATTAAGCGCGCACACCGTTATCAAGTACCTTTTTCGATGATTTCTTTTGATGTTGATCATTTCAAAAGTGTTAATGATGATTTTGGTCATGATATTGGAGACAATGTATTGATTCGTTTAACGAAAGAGGTTGCTCGCAGCTTAAGAGATACAGATAAGTTGTGTCGTGTTGGTGGTGAAGAGTTCTGTATTTTAATGCCAGAAACTGACCTGGAAGATGCCACTGTAACTGCTGAACGTTTAAGAAAATCAGTCCAAGAAATTCCTTATTCTGATGTACCTAGAGCGGTAACGGTCAGTTTAGGGGTCACTAAGTTAAACCGTTGGGATAATGCCTCTACGCTGTACAAACGTTCGGACATTGCTTTGTATCAAGCAAAAGGTAATGGCCGAAACCGTGTTGAAGTTATTTCCAGCTAG
- a CDS encoding alpha/beta hydrolase, translating to MLNTYSDTVAPIVVEVGSKAPEACVIWLHGLGADGHDFEGVLPQLDLPEEAAIRFVFPTAPVQPVTVNMGSPMTAWYDISHPNLLIETDWQGIEQSVASVHRMIDEQLAKGIPHEKILLAGFSQGGVVALYAALTFPARLAGVMALSTYFPDPKDGPDVLQYKNANTLPVFYAHGEVDPICPLSAAEASRKTLEELGLDVEWNTYPMAHQVCYEELRQLSLFLRKVVI from the coding sequence ATGTTGAATACCTATTCTGATACTGTTGCGCCAATTGTTGTAGAAGTAGGGAGTAAGGCTCCAGAAGCGTGTGTGATTTGGTTGCACGGTTTGGGGGCGGATGGGCATGACTTTGAAGGAGTGTTGCCTCAGTTGGACTTGCCAGAAGAGGCAGCGATTCGCTTTGTATTCCCAACAGCGCCTGTGCAGCCGGTGACCGTTAATATGGGGAGTCCAATGACGGCTTGGTATGATATTAGTCATCCCAATTTACTGATAGAGACTGATTGGCAGGGGATTGAACAAAGTGTGGCCAGCGTGCATCGTATGATTGATGAACAGTTGGCAAAGGGAATCCCCCATGAAAAGATTTTATTGGCGGGTTTCTCTCAAGGTGGTGTGGTTGCTTTGTATGCCGCTTTAACTTTTCCAGCGCGTTTAGCGGGAGTCATGGCTTTGTCTACTTATTTCCCCGATCCAAAAGATGGCCCCGACGTTTTGCAGTATAAAAACGCAAACACATTGCCAGTTTTTTATGCGCATGGTGAGGTTGATCCTATTTGCCCACTTAGTGCAGCGGAGGCTTCGAGAAAAACACTGGAAGAATTAGGCTTGGATGTTGAATGGAATACTTACCCTATGGCGCATCAAGTTTGCTATGAGGAGTTAAGGCAGCTTAGTTTGTTTTTAAGAAAGGTAGTTATTTAA
- the lysA gene encoding diaminopimelate decarboxylase: MSFQAFQYRNNALHAEEVALAELAHNYGTPLYVYSRKAFETSWREFDEAFGTQPHLVCYSVKTNSNLAVLNVLAKLGSGFDIVSQGELERVLKAGGDAKKVVFSGVSKKHSEIRRALEVGIRCFNIESHAELDRIQEVAASMDKIASISVRVNPDVDAKTHPYISTGLKDNKFGVDINTAPALYAKAQSLSHISIQGIDCHIGSQLTEVAPFVDALERVLQLKSDLAAQGIEIHHLDLGGGLGIQYTDEQPPEIATYIQALLTKLNDSSIEIIIEPGRAIAGNAGVLLTEVEYLKPTDHKNFAIIDAAMNDLIRPALYQSHHHIQAVTPRTDGEDCSWDLVGPVCETGDFLGKNRTLNLKAGDYLAVMSSGAYGFTMSSNYNTRPRAAEIMVDGDKAFEIRPRETYEDLMGTEKLLP, encoded by the coding sequence ATGAGCTTTCAAGCCTTCCAATATCGCAATAACGCACTTCACGCAGAAGAAGTTGCATTAGCCGAGCTGGCACATAACTATGGTACGCCACTGTATGTCTATTCTCGCAAAGCATTTGAAACAAGCTGGCGTGAGTTTGATGAAGCCTTCGGCACACAACCTCACCTAGTTTGCTATTCGGTGAAAACCAACTCAAACCTGGCAGTATTAAACGTGCTGGCGAAACTGGGCTCCGGTTTTGATATCGTGTCACAAGGTGAATTAGAGCGTGTGCTCAAAGCTGGTGGCGACGCAAAAAAAGTTGTGTTCTCCGGCGTGTCCAAAAAGCATTCCGAAATCCGTCGTGCTTTGGAAGTAGGCATTCGTTGTTTCAACATAGAATCCCACGCTGAACTGGATCGTATTCAAGAAGTGGCAGCATCCATGGACAAAATCGCATCGATTTCCGTGCGCGTCAACCCAGATGTTGATGCAAAAACCCACCCTTACATTTCTACAGGCTTGAAAGACAATAAATTCGGTGTCGATATCAATACTGCACCTGCTCTGTATGCCAAAGCGCAGTCGCTATCGCACATTTCCATTCAAGGGATTGATTGCCACATCGGTTCTCAGTTGACTGAAGTCGCGCCTTTTGTCGATGCGCTGGAGCGCGTTCTGCAACTAAAATCCGACTTGGCTGCACAAGGTATCGAAATCCACCACCTAGACTTAGGCGGCGGACTAGGGATTCAATACACCGATGAACAACCACCAGAAATCGCAACCTACATTCAGGCTTTGCTGACGAAATTGAATGACTCAAGCATTGAAATCATTATCGAACCCGGCCGTGCCATCGCCGGTAACGCTGGCGTATTGCTAACAGAAGTGGAATACCTAAAACCGACTGACCACAAAAACTTTGCCATTATCGATGCTGCCATGAATGACTTGATTCGCCCGGCACTTTATCAATCTCACCATCATATCCAAGCGGTCACACCTAGAACGGACGGCGAAGATTGCAGCTGGGACTTGGTAGGCCCGGTTTGTGAAACTGGAGATTTTCTTGGCAAAAACCGCACACTGAATTTAAAAGCAGGCGATTACTTAGCAGTGATGTCTTCTGGAGCCTATGGCTTCACCATGAGCTCTAATTACAATACACGCCCTCGTGCAGCGGAAATCATGGTTGATGGCGACAAGGCCTTCGAAATTCGTCCTCGTGAGACTTACGAAGACCTAATGGGAACGGAAAAGCTACTGCCTTAA
- the lptM gene encoding LPS translocon maturation chaperone LptM, with protein MKHSSHNGRFFLTQSIRLWVLLVGVSVAVSISGCGRKAPLYIPTDAQKTQMKKEKAERDAILKAREERAQKAAETDTPTEDTSNK; from the coding sequence ATGAAACATTCTTCGCACAATGGTCGTTTTTTTCTGACTCAGTCGATACGACTTTGGGTACTTTTGGTTGGCGTTTCCGTTGCTGTGAGCATAAGTGGCTGCGGGCGGAAAGCTCCGCTTTATATTCCGACGGATGCTCAAAAAACACAAATGAAAAAAGAAAAAGCTGAGCGCGACGCCATACTCAAAGCAAGAGAGGAACGTGCACAAAAAGCAGCCGAAACTGATACGCCGACTGAAGACACGTCGAACAAATAA
- a CDS encoding DUF4325 domain-containing protein → MMNTMTCFKVVFPEVFPQLASREAGEEARRFLRKKMKEHECLVFDLANKNLTPSFVDSSLAVLMSEVGYDVFKQKVKFDNANETTKILIKKTFSERKK, encoded by the coding sequence ATGATGAATACGATGACATGTTTTAAGGTTGTTTTCCCTGAAGTTTTTCCTCAATTAGCTTCTCGTGAAGCAGGAGAGGAAGCTCGCAGGTTTTTAAGAAAAAAAATGAAAGAACACGAGTGTTTAGTTTTTGATTTAGCAAATAAGAACTTGACTCCTTCATTTGTTGATTCCAGCTTGGCTGTGTTGATGAGTGAAGTTGGTTATGACGTGTTCAAACAGAAAGTTAAGTTTGATAATGCAAATGAAACAACCAAAATCCTGATTAAAAAAACCTTTTCTGAAAGAAAAAAGTGA
- a CDS encoding glycine cleavage system protein H, producing MSILPNHYLYTDTHLWLWVDEEGYVTIGLTDFAQETLGDVIEVFLPEEGCEVTQASALMSLAAERNHFEVFAPFSGEVVEINEELLESPGLINYEPYDGGWLIKMAPSDKNELEEFLSDEEYARLIDYS from the coding sequence ATGAGTATTTTACCAAATCACTATCTTTATACTGATACCCATCTTTGGTTGTGGGTGGATGAAGAAGGGTACGTAACAATCGGTTTGACTGATTTTGCACAAGAGACTTTAGGCGATGTTATCGAGGTCTTTTTGCCGGAAGAGGGGTGTGAAGTTACCCAAGCTTCTGCATTGATGTCTTTGGCGGCAGAGCGCAATCACTTTGAGGTTTTTGCGCCTTTTAGTGGCGAAGTGGTTGAAATCAATGAAGAGCTTCTAGAGTCTCCTGGGCTAATCAATTATGAACCCTATGATGGTGGTTGGCTTATTAAAATGGCGCCTTCCGATAAAAATGAACTTGAAGAATTTTTATCTGATGAAGAATATGCGCGTTTAATTGACTACAGCTAA
- a CDS encoding PilZ domain-containing protein, with amino-acid sequence MANSRRFFRYDVDIPIYFEKVEEFDILNPVSRSQLMSEAEENHLSNLDDQINSYLEKIFGVESNVLQIFHVLNHRIDFMAWLLDKLISNKDPSSQSEYKFRIRENKKLHFPVIKETSKVKTLIEGMNVCINVHIAELLESVQNNIEGKIFLFPRKVQPLFDPKLFVTNLDTLSEQGVAAAKVFLIIIEKLHLLETVFIRLKESREIISDPDNWPVRHVNLSAGGFRAKTDDEFPRFSVLDVFMHLKHDILICRGKLVACRPVKRVNEDEPKNDLLVEFDFLSLENAQKITYFIQYTELQHAMELDLALV; translated from the coding sequence ATGGCTAATAGTAGACGTTTTTTTCGGTACGATGTTGATATACCTATCTACTTTGAAAAAGTGGAAGAGTTCGATATTTTAAACCCGGTCAGTCGCTCGCAACTGATGTCTGAGGCGGAAGAAAATCATTTATCGAATTTAGATGATCAAATTAACAGCTACCTAGAAAAAATATTTGGTGTTGAATCAAACGTATTACAAATTTTTCACGTCTTGAATCATCGTATAGATTTTATGGCTTGGTTGTTGGATAAATTAATTTCAAATAAAGATCCTTCGAGTCAATCAGAATATAAGTTTCGTATCCGCGAAAATAAAAAACTTCATTTCCCTGTTATTAAAGAAACATCAAAGGTTAAAACCTTGATTGAAGGGATGAACGTATGTATTAATGTGCATATTGCGGAGCTTTTAGAGTCAGTTCAAAACAATATTGAAGGCAAGATTTTTCTTTTCCCTAGGAAAGTACAGCCCTTGTTTGATCCTAAGTTGTTTGTTACCAATCTCGATACTTTAAGTGAGCAAGGTGTTGCAGCCGCAAAAGTTTTTCTGATTATTATCGAAAAATTGCATCTTTTAGAAACTGTGTTTATCCGTTTAAAAGAAAGCCGTGAAATAATCTCCGATCCAGACAATTGGCCGGTTCGTCATGTCAACTTGTCCGCAGGGGGCTTTCGAGCTAAAACGGATGACGAGTTTCCGAGATTTTCGGTGTTGGATGTTTTTATGCATTTAAAGCACGATATTTTAATCTGTCGAGGTAAGCTCGTAGCTTGTCGCCCTGTAAAGCGAGTAAATGAAGATGAGCCAAAGAATGATTTACTGGTTGAGTTCGACTTTTTGAGCTTGGAGAACGCGCAGAAAATTACCTATTTTATCCAGTATACTGAGCTTCAGCATGCTATGGAATTAGATTTAGCGCTCGTTTAA
- a CDS encoding class I SAM-dependent rRNA methyltransferase yields MSSPVERPVLKLKKNEERRLKQGHLWIYSNEVDTQASPLKSFEPGQTVTVEASNGKAIGVAYVNPNTLICGRLLSRSSKVVFNQAFLKKRIQAALALRELNFDAPYYRLVFGESDGLPGLVIDRFGDVFVAQITTAGMEVVKDEITLTIENLFHPQALVYRNDSPSRELEGLTLYEETALGSLPESIEIEENGARFDIPVTTGQKTGWFYDHRMARKRMQSLVKGKRVLDVFSYLGGWGIEAAIAGATEIVCVDASSAALDGVEKNAALNGVADKLTTYEGNAFDVLKMLASEAQKFDVVIVDPPAFVKRKKDLKSGSDGYRRINELAMRLVENEGVLISASCSHHMSRDGLLNQVLTASRHIDRQLQMFDQGHQGPDHPIHPAIAETEYLKTFFFKVSKSW; encoded by the coding sequence ATGAGCTCACCAGTTGAACGCCCAGTATTAAAGTTGAAGAAAAACGAAGAACGTCGTTTAAAACAAGGCCACCTGTGGATTTACAGCAATGAAGTAGATACACAAGCGTCGCCTTTAAAGTCATTTGAACCTGGGCAAACGGTAACGGTTGAAGCGTCTAATGGCAAAGCTATTGGAGTGGCTTATGTAAACCCGAATACTTTGATTTGTGGGCGACTGCTTAGCCGTTCATCAAAAGTGGTGTTTAACCAAGCATTTCTAAAGAAGCGTATTCAAGCTGCTCTAGCCTTGCGAGAGCTGAATTTTGATGCACCTTACTATCGCCTAGTCTTTGGAGAGTCAGATGGTTTGCCAGGTTTGGTAATTGACCGATTCGGTGATGTTTTTGTTGCGCAAATCACAACAGCAGGCATGGAAGTTGTAAAAGATGAAATAACGTTAACAATTGAAAATCTTTTTCATCCACAAGCATTGGTCTACCGAAATGATTCACCAAGCCGTGAATTAGAAGGTTTGACCCTTTATGAAGAAACTGCATTGGGTTCTTTGCCTGAAAGTATTGAGATTGAAGAAAATGGCGCACGGTTTGATATCCCTGTGACGACAGGTCAGAAAACCGGCTGGTTCTATGACCATCGCATGGCAAGAAAACGAATGCAGTCTCTTGTTAAAGGTAAACGTGTGTTGGATGTCTTTAGTTATCTTGGCGGCTGGGGAATTGAAGCTGCGATTGCGGGAGCAACAGAAATTGTTTGTGTAGATGCATCATCTGCGGCATTAGACGGTGTTGAAAAAAATGCAGCGTTAAATGGTGTTGCTGACAAACTGACGACTTACGAAGGCAATGCGTTTGATGTCTTAAAAATGCTTGCTAGTGAAGCACAAAAATTTGACGTGGTGATTGTTGATCCACCAGCCTTTGTGAAACGTAAGAAAGACTTAAAATCAGGTTCGGATGGTTATCGTCGCATAAATGAATTAGCGATGCGTCTTGTTGAAAATGAAGGGGTTTTGATCTCTGCTTCGTGCTCACATCATATGTCTCGAGATGGTTTGTTAAACCAGGTACTAACCGCGTCTCGTCATATTGATCGACAATTGCAAATGTTTGATCAAGGGCATCAAGGACCAGATCATCCTATTCATCCTGCTATTGCGGAAACAGAATATTTAAAAACCTTCTTCTTCAAAGTGAGCAAAAGTTGGTAA